A genomic segment from Sulfitobacter mediterraneus encodes:
- a CDS encoding peptidoglycan -binding protein, whose amino-acid sequence MALSRRTGARFQGSIWPGFVDAMTGLLLVLMFVLTIFMIVQFVLTERITGQETELDALSGEVAALAQALGLEERSNAQLEARLGALNASLRDAQGELTEQSALIAALTSERDQQAENLRAAQSQITGFEAQVAALLAERDGALTQIGALETRQSELLDRQQSLLDEQEALNLALAASRSEIDAQEEAARLAAARREALDALVADLQARNAEAQEQVTALQGQIAETTKALSEEEAAKLAEAAAAEALRAKLQDADAELTAMTLALEAKRKEAEETLTLLAAARASQSELDDQLIKALISLQAAETAAKVGEDAQAEVGRLQGELTVLRAELDRARAAGADTELTLTAQGDALRADLAAAQGQIAQLEQDLETSRARLSADRDALREELAQARVDIAVLEQALQDNQTVLETDRATLRAQLAEALAAKIAAQALAEDNSTDAQKQAALVSAAQAALAEEKQISSEAQRQTELLNQQVAALRTQLGDLRALLDDAELRDAAKTLQLESLGSDLNTALARVAAEESRRAALEAAERARLEAKAKDLEQYRSEFFGRLRDVLGNQDGVRIEGDRFVFSSEVLFPPGGAVLSDDGQAEIAKVARILQSVADDIPPEIDWVIRVDGHTDNVPLSGLGEFADNWELSQARALSVVKYMISALGIAPDRLAANGFGQYQPVAAGDSEEARAQNRRIELKFTEK is encoded by the coding sequence ATGGCATTGTCCCGCAGGACAGGTGCGCGTTTTCAGGGGTCGATCTGGCCGGGATTTGTGGATGCAATGACTGGCCTTTTGCTGGTCCTGATGTTTGTTTTGACAATTTTCATGATCGTGCAATTCGTTCTGACCGAACGGATCACAGGACAAGAAACCGAGCTGGACGCGCTGTCTGGCGAAGTGGCTGCCTTGGCGCAGGCTTTGGGGCTTGAGGAACGGTCCAATGCGCAGCTCGAGGCCCGTCTTGGTGCGCTTAATGCGTCATTGCGTGACGCGCAGGGCGAGCTGACCGAGCAATCGGCGTTGATCGCGGCCTTGACGTCCGAGCGGGATCAGCAGGCAGAAAACCTGCGGGCTGCGCAAAGCCAGATCACAGGTTTTGAGGCGCAGGTTGCCGCGCTTTTGGCGGAGCGCGACGGGGCATTGACGCAGATCGGCGCATTGGAGACACGCCAGTCCGAGTTGCTGGACCGGCAGCAGAGCTTGCTTGATGAACAAGAGGCCCTCAATCTGGCATTGGCGGCCAGCCGAAGTGAAATCGATGCTCAAGAAGAAGCTGCGCGATTGGCTGCTGCCCGGCGTGAGGCACTTGATGCATTGGTTGCCGATTTGCAGGCGCGCAACGCCGAGGCGCAAGAGCAAGTGACAGCGCTGCAGGGGCAAATCGCAGAAACCACCAAGGCTCTGTCAGAGGAAGAGGCGGCAAAACTGGCCGAAGCTGCAGCCGCAGAGGCGCTGAGGGCAAAGTTGCAGGATGCGGATGCCGAGCTGACGGCAATGACGCTGGCGCTGGAGGCCAAGCGAAAGGAAGCCGAAGAAACCCTGACGTTGCTGGCGGCAGCGCGGGCGTCGCAGTCTGAACTGGATGACCAGTTGATCAAAGCTCTGATCAGCCTCCAAGCTGCGGAAACTGCGGCAAAGGTTGGTGAGGATGCGCAGGCCGAGGTAGGGCGGCTTCAGGGAGAATTGACCGTTTTGCGGGCCGAACTGGACCGGGCCCGCGCGGCCGGGGCTGACACGGAGCTGACGTTGACGGCGCAAGGCGATGCGCTGCGGGCGGATCTGGCGGCGGCACAGGGGCAGATTGCGCAACTGGAACAAGACCTTGAAACCAGCCGTGCCCGTTTGAGCGCAGACCGTGACGCGCTGCGTGAGGAGTTGGCGCAGGCGCGGGTCGATATCGCAGTGTTGGAGCAGGCCTTGCAGGACAATCAGACGGTTTTGGAAACCGACCGCGCAACGCTCCGCGCGCAATTGGCAGAGGCACTGGCGGCGAAGATTGCGGCGCAGGCATTGGCCGAGGACAACAGCACCGATGCACAGAAACAGGCGGCATTGGTCAGCGCCGCGCAGGCGGCCTTGGCCGAAGAAAAACAGATCAGCAGTGAGGCGCAGCGCCAAACCGAACTTTTGAACCAACAGGTCGCGGCCTTGCGCACGCAACTTGGCGATCTGCGTGCCTTGCTGGATGACGCTGAACTACGGGATGCGGCAAAGACCCTGCAATTGGAATCGCTAGGCTCAGATTTGAACACCGCGCTGGCCCGTGTGGCCGCCGAAGAAAGCCGCCGCGCAGCCCTTGAGGCCGCGGAACGGGCGCGACTTGAAGCAAAAGCCAAGGATCTGGAACAGTACCGTTCAGAGTTCTTTGGGCGTCTGCGCGACGTGCTTGGCAATCAGGATGGTGTGCGAATCGAAGGGGACCGGTTTGTGTTTTCTTCCGAGGTTTTGTTCCCACCCGGCGGCGCGGTTTTGTCTGATGACGGGCAGGCCGAGATCGCCAAAGTGGCGCGAATTCTGCAATCGGTTGCGGATGACATCCCGCCCGAAATTGATTGGGTGATCCGCGTGGACGGGCACACCGATAACGTCCCGCTGTCGGGGCTAGGTGAATTTGCAGACAATTGGGAGTTGAGCCAGGCGCGGGCTTTGTCGGTGGTGAAATACATGATCTCTGCTTTGGGTATCGCGCCGGACCGGTTGGCCGCCAACGGGTTTGGTCAGTATCAGCCGGTTGCGGCTGGCGACAGCGAAGAGGCACGGGCGCAGAATCGCAGGATTGAACTGAAGTTCACCGAAAAGTAA
- a CDS encoding biopolymer transporter ExbB, with amino-acid sequence MSQPEREQRPQFSQPLRQIALMLVVLILTGAGATLALPSVYPIFAANPYLNGVIIFVFLIGVLACFYQVVQLMGSVRWIENFASDSPDPDTVAPQLLAPLASLLRTRGARMQVSATSTRSILDSVATRIDEAREITRYIVNMLIFLGLLGTFYGLATTVPAVVDTIRSLAPAEGDGGVDVFTRLMTGLEAQLGGMGVAFGSSLLGLAGSLVVGLLELFAGHGQNRFYQELEDWLSSITRVGFSSGEEAGGEQHVMAGVVDHMAEQMEQLQQLFARSDASRAQVDEKMGKLADAVDRMTTRIEGTDPASAALERVAAGQERLIATLEAQGSGEGIDAESRMRLRSIDVQMLRILEEISAGRQETMAELRHDISLLAKALSSPRRNTEPRRQRPNDQPGGGTR; translated from the coding sequence ATGTCGCAGCCAGAACGCGAACAACGACCGCAGTTTTCCCAACCCTTGCGTCAGATTGCTCTGATGCTGGTTGTGTTGATCTTGACGGGTGCTGGTGCCACGCTGGCGCTGCCTTCGGTATATCCGATTTTTGCCGCCAATCCTTATCTCAACGGCGTGATCATCTTTGTCTTTTTGATCGGCGTGCTGGCCTGTTTTTATCAGGTGGTGCAACTGATGGGATCGGTCCGCTGGATTGAGAATTTCGCGTCTGACTCCCCCGACCCCGACACCGTCGCGCCGCAGCTTTTGGCTCCTCTGGCTTCGCTCTTGCGGACGCGGGGGGCACGGATGCAGGTCAGTGCAACATCAACCAGATCCATTCTTGACTCAGTTGCCACCCGAATAGACGAGGCGCGTGAAATTACGCGCTATATCGTCAACATGCTGATTTTTTTGGGTCTTCTGGGTACTTTCTATGGCCTCGCGACCACAGTTCCGGCTGTTGTTGACACCATTCGCAGCCTCGCCCCAGCCGAGGGTGACGGCGGCGTCGATGTTTTCACGCGGTTGATGACCGGGCTTGAGGCGCAGCTTGGCGGTATGGGCGTGGCCTTTGGATCGTCCCTTTTGGGATTGGCCGGATCGCTGGTTGTTGGCCTGTTGGAGCTGTTCGCAGGGCATGGCCAGAACCGATTCTATCAAGAGCTGGAAGATTGGCTGAGTTCCATCACCCGCGTCGGTTTCTCCTCTGGCGAAGAAGCCGGAGGCGAACAACACGTCATGGCCGGGGTTGTCGATCACATGGCCGAACAGATGGAGCAGTTGCAGCAATTGTTTGCCCGCTCTGACGCCAGCCGTGCCCAGGTTGATGAAAAGATGGGTAAACTGGCCGATGCCGTTGATCGGATGACCACCCGGATCGAAGGGACCGATCCAGCCAGCGCTGCCCTCGAACGAGTGGCCGCAGGACAAGAACGCCTGATCGCCACGCTTGAGGCGCAAGGATCAGGCGAGGGGATCGATGCCGAAAGCCGGATGCGGTTGCGGTCCATCGACGTACAGATGCTGCGTATTCTCGAAGAGATCTCCGCAGGCCGGCAAGAAACCATGGCCGAGTTGCGCCACGATATTTCACTGCTGGCCAAGGCCTTGTCTTCGCCGCGTCGCAACACTGAACCGCGCAGGCAACGCCCCAATGACCAACCCGGCGGCGGGACGCGCTAG
- a CDS encoding gamma-glutamylcyclotransferase: MAMWVFGYGSLLWNPGFDVAESVIGTLPGYARSFCMRSIHHRGTEENPGLVLALDEHPDTACEGIALRVVPGQEAETLAYLRERELISSAYVEKTLTVHLNDNRDIEALVYVIDEAHVQYCGGLPLEEQAQIIAKAVGGRGPNTEYLYNTADHLAEVGLHDPALEWLNARVKTLAT; the protein is encoded by the coding sequence ATGGCAATGTGGGTATTCGGATATGGCAGTCTGCTTTGGAACCCCGGTTTCGATGTCGCCGAAAGTGTGATCGGCACCTTGCCGGGCTATGCGCGATCATTCTGCATGCGCTCCATCCATCATCGCGGCACCGAGGAAAACCCCGGCTTGGTTCTTGCGCTTGATGAACATCCAGACACCGCATGCGAAGGGATTGCGCTGCGGGTTGTGCCGGGGCAGGAGGCCGAGACACTGGCCTATTTGCGGGAACGTGAATTGATTTCCTCAGCTTACGTGGAAAAGACGCTGACCGTACATCTCAATGACAATCGCGATATTGAGGCGTTGGTCTATGTGATCGACGAGGCGCATGTGCAATATTGCGGTGGTCTGCCGCTCGAAGAACAAGCGCAAATCATCGCCAAAGCGGTGGGTGGGCGCGGGCCAAACACCGAATATCTCTACAATACCGCCGATCATCTGGCCGAGGTTGGCCTGCATGATCCGGCGCTCGAATGGCTCAATGCGCGGGTCAAAACACTGGCAACATAA
- a CDS encoding DUF2125 domain-containing protein, whose translation MRILIRLLILLAVVWSGWWWMAASVIDRGLDGWMAARRAEGWQAEAAPITTTGFPFELQTQIMDLSLADPETGLALRLDGTTVSAPAYWPGYVTLSVPSTPIELHIADSKHLFRLQDGIARLHLHPGVSLELDSMQTHGGAWRWNTRPGNILAGDSWAMKITQDDVIDEEYQFDLQIDNLRPGDPLRVQLAVPADWPLSFENFAANLTVTFDRPWDRRAIEDIRPQPRRIILRDANATWGPVRLVADGDLTVDSMGTPDGTANLLVENWGELLDLAVAAGVLPASIRPRAQTMLGALANLGGDPTRLDLGLRFAGGEMFLGSIRLGPAPRIVLR comes from the coding sequence ATGCGCATATTGATCCGATTGCTGATCCTTTTGGCAGTGGTTTGGAGCGGTTGGTGGTGGATGGCCGCCTCCGTAATTGATCGGGGTTTAGATGGCTGGATGGCGGCCCGCCGTGCAGAAGGATGGCAAGCGGAAGCGGCGCCCATCACTACCACCGGTTTTCCTTTTGAGCTTCAGACCCAAATCATGGATCTATCTCTCGCGGATCCTGAAACGGGGCTGGCGCTTCGGTTGGACGGCACCACGGTTTCCGCGCCCGCCTATTGGCCGGGATATGTCACCCTGTCTGTGCCAAGCACCCCGATTGAACTGCACATCGCTGACAGCAAACATCTGTTCCGGCTGCAAGATGGCATCGCGCGGCTGCATTTGCATCCGGGAGTATCATTGGAGTTGGACAGCATGCAGACCCACGGCGGTGCATGGCGATGGAACACCCGACCGGGCAACATTCTGGCCGGTGACAGCTGGGCCATGAAAATCACGCAAGATGATGTTATCGATGAGGAATATCAGTTTGACTTGCAAATCGACAATCTCCGTCCGGGCGACCCCCTGCGGGTTCAATTGGCAGTGCCCGCTGATTGGCCGCTGTCTTTCGAAAACTTCGCCGCAAACCTGACAGTGACCTTTGACCGCCCATGGGACCGCCGCGCAATCGAGGACATCCGGCCCCAACCGCGCCGCATCATCTTGCGAGACGCCAATGCAACCTGGGGGCCGGTCCGCTTGGTTGCGGATGGCGATCTGACCGTGGACAGCATGGGCACCCCCGATGGCACCGCGAACCTCTTGGTCGAAAATTGGGGAGAGCTTTTGGATCTGGCCGTGGCAGCTGGCGTCCTGCCCGCAAGCATACGCCCGCGAGCCCAAACAATGCTGGGCGCCTTGGCCAATCTGGGCGGTGATCCGACCCGCCTTGATCTAGGTCTGCGGTTCGCGGGTGGCGAGATGTTTCTGGGCTCAATTCGTCTGGGCCCGGCCCCGCGCATTGTGCTGCGCTGA
- a CDS encoding extensin-like domain-containing protein, whose product MRLFVLALVMIGQACWAEGPENSKRPVQRGGNVYPAAMAGAGVAAPVASHEKLMLGNGLSLSLRPLFRPARVEKNARQKKRILRKGAVCGDLAIQGEEIGRVKARLKGCGVERAVRVRSVSGVSLSQTSVMDCRTADALKKWLDRTAKPALSRTGGGLTGLKVAAHYACRTRNNKKGAKISEHGKGRAIDISAFRLRNGSEITVLHGWNNRGTKKALRKMHRGACGPFKTVLGPQADRYHRDHFHFDTAISRGGNYCR is encoded by the coding sequence ATGCGTCTATTTGTGCTGGCTTTGGTGATGATCGGACAGGCCTGTTGGGCCGAAGGACCGGAAAATTCCAAAAGGCCGGTGCAACGCGGCGGAAATGTTTATCCGGCGGCTATGGCTGGGGCTGGTGTGGCTGCGCCGGTTGCAAGTCATGAAAAGTTGATGCTGGGCAATGGGTTGTCTTTGTCACTGCGGCCATTGTTTCGCCCCGCGCGGGTGGAGAAAAACGCCCGCCAGAAAAAACGAATTCTGAGGAAGGGCGCTGTGTGCGGAGATTTGGCCATCCAAGGTGAAGAGATCGGCCGGGTCAAAGCGCGGCTGAAAGGTTGCGGTGTTGAGCGGGCAGTGCGCGTAAGGTCGGTTTCCGGCGTGAGCCTGAGCCAGACATCCGTGATGGATTGCCGGACGGCTGACGCGTTGAAAAAATGGCTGGATCGCACGGCCAAGCCTGCGTTGTCCCGCACGGGCGGCGGTTTGACCGGCCTCAAGGTGGCGGCGCATTACGCTTGCCGAACCCGCAACAATAAGAAAGGCGCAAAGATATCGGAGCATGGCAAAGGCCGGGCGATTGATATATCCGCCTTCCGGTTGCGCAACGGGTCGGAGATCACCGTTTTGCACGGCTGGAACAACCGTGGAACCAAAAAGGCATTGCGCAAAATGCACCGCGGCGCGTGCGGCCCATTCAAGACCGTTCTTGGCCCGCAAGCGGATCGTTATCATCGCGATCATTTCCATTTCGACACGGCGATCTCCCGCGGCGGCAACTACTGCCGCTGA
- a CDS encoding prephenate/arogenate dehydrogenase family protein, with protein sequence MSAQVYEKVALIGLGLIASSMFWAMKRGGVAGSVSGYARSAETRDVAREIGLCDTVCDSLSEVVKDADLVVLCVPVGVMGAVAAEIAPMLKPGATVTDVGSVKADVIAQVGPELPDNVHFIPAHPLAGTEHSGPRSGFAELFDNRWCLLVPVEGTNPQATADLRRFWEGLGSNVDEMDAEHHDLVLAVTSHAPHLIAYTMVGVADDLRRVTDSEVIKYSAAGFRDFTRIAASDPTMWRDVFLTNKDATLEILGRFTEELFALQRAIRQGDGDHLFDYFTRTRAIRRGIIEAGQDTDAPDFGRGARGK encoded by the coding sequence GTGAGTGCGCAAGTATATGAAAAGGTTGCCTTGATCGGGCTTGGGCTTATCGCCTCTTCGATGTTTTGGGCGATGAAACGTGGCGGTGTTGCAGGGTCCGTTTCAGGCTACGCCCGGTCCGCCGAGACCCGTGATGTTGCCCGCGAGATTGGCCTGTGTGACACCGTGTGCGACAGCCTGTCCGAGGTTGTGAAAGACGCGGATCTGGTTGTGCTTTGTGTGCCGGTCGGGGTGATGGGCGCGGTTGCCGCAGAGATTGCGCCAATGCTGAAACCCGGTGCCACGGTCACGGATGTGGGGTCCGTCAAAGCGGACGTGATCGCCCAGGTTGGCCCTGAGTTGCCTGACAACGTGCATTTCATTCCCGCACACCCATTGGCTGGCACCGAACATTCCGGCCCTCGGTCAGGGTTTGCGGAACTTTTCGACAACCGATGGTGCCTTTTGGTGCCGGTAGAAGGCACCAACCCCCAAGCCACGGCAGATTTGCGCCGGTTTTGGGAGGGGCTTGGCTCCAACGTTGATGAAATGGATGCCGAACACCATGATCTGGTTTTGGCGGTCACCTCTCATGCGCCGCACCTTATTGCTTATACGATGGTAGGGGTCGCCGATGACCTGAGACGTGTGACTGACAGCGAAGTAATAAAATATTCAGCAGCTGGGTTTAGGGATTTTACCCGGATCGCAGCGAGCGACCCGACGATGTGGAGGGATGTGTTTTTGACCAACAAAGATGCAACCCTCGAAATCCTCGGGCGCTTTACCGAAGAGCTTTTTGCGCTGCAACGGGCGATCCGTCAGGGTGATGGTGATCACCTGTTTGACTATTTCACCCGCACCCGTGCCATCCGGCGCGGGATCATTGAGGCGGGGCAGGATACGGATGCGCCGGACTTTGGGCGCGGTGCTAGGGGAAAATAA
- the hisC gene encoding histidinol-phosphate transaminase: MTKITPQPGIMEIALYQGGASQLPGHSDVLKLSSNENPLGPPPSAMKAVSEAAAQLHRYPSTDHAELRAAIADLWSLDPERILCGVGSDEVLQIVIQAYAGVGDEIIFTEHGFSMYPILTHMAGATPVCVPEKSRVVDVDTVLAAVTDKTRLVLITNPGNPTGTVLPEGELERLADALPADVILVIDGAYTEYAEGFDGGAALAQSRSNVLMTRTFSKVYGLGGLRIGWGYGPQEMIDVMRRVRQPFNLSGVQLAAAEAAAKDRDWLRTCVDLNAEQRARLTGAVRQLGLACDDSSANFVLVRCRDAAEADAADQALKAAGILIRRVPAYGFPEGLRITVGDAQQTDRVITALTNWRTAG, translated from the coding sequence ATGACCAAGATCACACCGCAACCCGGCATCATGGAGATCGCACTTTACCAAGGTGGGGCAAGCCAATTGCCCGGCCACAGTGATGTGCTTAAACTCAGCTCCAATGAGAACCCGCTTGGCCCGCCGCCTTCCGCGATGAAGGCCGTGTCAGAGGCCGCCGCGCAACTGCATCGCTATCCCTCCACGGATCATGCCGAACTGCGCGCCGCGATTGCGGATCTTTGGTCGCTTGATCCGGAGCGGATCCTTTGCGGTGTGGGTTCGGACGAGGTGTTGCAGATTGTCATTCAGGCCTACGCAGGTGTGGGTGATGAGATCATTTTTACCGAACACGGGTTCTCCATGTATCCGATCCTGACTCACATGGCAGGCGCTACACCTGTTTGCGTGCCTGAGAAGAGCCGCGTTGTGGATGTGGATACGGTATTGGCAGCCGTCACGGATAAGACCCGTCTGGTTCTGATCACCAACCCCGGCAACCCTACCGGCACTGTTTTGCCCGAAGGAGAGCTGGAGCGGCTGGCGGATGCCTTGCCTGCGGATGTGATCCTGGTAATCGACGGGGCCTATACCGAATACGCCGAAGGCTTTGATGGCGGGGCTGCTTTGGCTCAATCGCGTTCAAACGTCTTAATGACACGCACTTTTTCCAAAGTCTACGGACTGGGCGGTTTGCGCATCGGTTGGGGCTATGGTCCACAAGAGATGATCGATGTGATGCGCCGCGTTCGCCAGCCCTTCAACCTGTCTGGCGTTCAACTGGCTGCGGCTGAGGCGGCTGCAAAAGACCGTGATTGGCTGCGCACCTGCGTAGATTTGAACGCAGAACAACGGGCGCGACTGACGGGCGCCGTGCGGCAATTGGGACTGGCCTGCGATGACAGTTCCGCCAATTTCGTGCTGGTCCGTTGCCGGGACGCAGCGGAGGCGGATGCGGCTGATCAGGCCCTGAAGGCCGCCGGCATTCTGATCCGCCGCGTGCCTGCATATGGCTTTCCCGAAGGTCTGCGGATCACCGTCGGCGATGCCCAACAAACAGATCGTGTTATCACGGCTTTGACCAACTGGAGAACTGCAGGGTGA
- the rpsD gene encoding 30S ribosomal protein S4 yields the protein MTKRTAAKHKLDRRMGENIWGRPKSPVNRREYGPGQHGQRRKGKLSDFGIQLRAKQKLKGYYGDLTEKQFRRIYGEAERVKGDTGENLIGLLERRLDAVVYRAKFVATVFAARQFVNHGHVRVNGKKVNIPSYRVKEGDVIEVRDRSKQMVALLEATQLAERDVPDYIEADHSKMTATFVRTPALGDVPYPVMMEPNLVVEFYAKN from the coding sequence GTGACCAAACGCACCGCTGCCAAGCACAAACTTGACCGCCGCATGGGCGAAAACATCTGGGGCCGTCCGAAATCCCCCGTGAACCGCCGCGAATATGGCCCCGGCCAGCACGGTCAGCGCCGCAAAGGCAAACTTTCCGACTTCGGTATCCAGCTGCGCGCCAAGCAGAAGCTCAAGGGCTACTACGGCGACCTGACCGAAAAGCAATTCCGCCGCATCTACGGTGAAGCTGAGCGTGTAAAAGGCGACACAGGTGAAAACCTCATCGGTCTGCTGGAACGCCGCCTGGACGCGGTTGTGTACCGCGCCAAATTCGTTGCGACCGTATTTGCTGCACGCCAGTTCGTGAACCACGGCCATGTCCGTGTGAACGGCAAGAAAGTGAACATTCCTTCCTACCGTGTAAAAGAAGGTGACGTTATCGAAGTGCGTGACCGTTCCAAGCAGATGGTTGCACTGCTCGAAGCCACCCAGCTGGCTGAGCGTGACGTGCCTGACTATATCGAGGCAGACCATTCGAAGATGACCGCGACATTCGTGCGCACGCCTGCGCTGGGCGATGTGCCGTATCCGGTCATGATGGAACCAAACCTCGTCGTGGAATTCTACGCGAAGAACTAA
- a CDS encoding DNA-3-methyladenine glycosylase I gives MERCGWAGLEKIYVDYHDTEWGVPEYDSRALWEKLILDGFQAGLSWITILKKRENFRAAFEGFDPHVIAGWGEAEVTRLLADPGIIRHRGKIEATINNARAWIELEEKSGFDTFMWRYVDGTPLQTRFATQADVPPQTPLSVQVSKDLKKAGFKFCGPTIVYAWMEACGLVNDHIVTCHRHDECAAMAQ, from the coding sequence ATGGAACGCTGTGGCTGGGCCGGACTGGAAAAGATTTACGTTGATTACCACGACACGGAATGGGGCGTGCCGGAGTATGACAGTCGCGCGCTTTGGGAAAAGCTCATTCTGGACGGGTTTCAAGCAGGGCTGAGCTGGATCACGATCCTGAAAAAACGCGAAAATTTTCGCGCTGCCTTTGAGGGGTTTGATCCGCATGTGATTGCCGGTTGGGGCGAGGCGGAGGTGACCCGCCTGCTGGCCGATCCCGGCATCATCCGGCACCGCGGCAAGATTGAGGCCACGATCAACAATGCCCGCGCGTGGATCGAATTGGAGGAGAAGAGCGGCTTCGATACCTTCATGTGGCGATACGTGGACGGCACCCCCCTGCAGACCCGTTTTGCCACGCAGGCCGATGTGCCGCCACAGACCCCGCTTTCGGTGCAGGTGTCAAAAGATCTCAAGAAAGCCGGATTCAAATTCTGTGGCCCGACGATTGTCTATGCCTGGATGGAGGCTTGCGGTCTGGTGAATGATCACATCGTGACATGCCACCGGCATGATGAATGTGCAGCAATGGCGCAGTAG
- a CDS encoding EAL domain-containing protein, whose translation MGSRHKRRFSDITPGVESPLNFALAQRDRNTVAMVRDALLHKQTLLAYQPIMRASNHSKVAFYEGLMRIIDETGRVIPAREFMPAVEDTELGREIDVQALRMGLSALRQNPGLRLSINMSARSIGYKSWNQVLRRALRQDETLGERLILEITESSAMLVPELVADFMDELQPHGVCFAMDDFGAGFTAIRYFKDFYFDILKLDGQFIQGISQNPDNRAITAALISIARHFDMLTIAEFVENAEDAATLTEMGIDCLQGYLFSAPITRPKWLKTGKGPTAPI comes from the coding sequence GTGGGCAGCCGGCACAAACGTCGTTTCAGCGATATCACACCGGGGGTGGAAAGCCCGCTGAATTTTGCCCTTGCCCAACGGGACAGAAACACTGTTGCCATGGTTCGTGATGCGCTGCTGCACAAACAGACGCTGCTGGCCTACCAGCCGATTATGCGGGCCAGCAACCACAGCAAGGTCGCCTTTTATGAAGGATTGATGCGGATCATCGATGAAACCGGGCGGGTGATACCGGCACGCGAATTCATGCCTGCGGTCGAGGATACGGAGTTGGGCCGCGAGATTGATGTGCAGGCCCTGCGCATGGGCCTGAGTGCCTTGCGCCAAAATCCGGGGCTGCGGCTGTCGATCAATATGTCGGCACGGTCGATCGGCTATAAATCATGGAATCAGGTATTGCGCCGGGCCTTGCGGCAAGATGAAACGCTGGGCGAGCGGCTGATCCTTGAGATCACGGAAAGTTCGGCCATGCTGGTGCCGGAACTTGTCGCGGATTTCATGGATGAGCTGCAACCGCATGGTGTTTGTTTTGCCATGGACGACTTTGGCGCAGGCTTTACCGCGATCCGCTACTTCAAGGATTTCTACTTTGATATCCTGAAACTGGACGGTCAATTCATCCAGGGAATCTCTCAAAACCCGGACAACCGCGCCATCACCGCGGCACTGATTTCCATAGCGCGACATTTTGACATGCTGACCATCGCTGAATTTGTCGAAAACGCAGAAGATGCCGCTACGTTAACGGAAATGGGCATAGACTGTTTACAAGGCTACCTTTTTAGCGCTCCCATAACCCGGCCCAAATGGCTCAAAACCGGGAAAGGGCCAACCGCCCCCATATGA